In one Corallococcus silvisoli genomic region, the following are encoded:
- a CDS encoding phosphoenolpyruvate carboxykinase (GTP), which translates to MTSTQAAAATEQAPTKNPTLLAWVAKMAAMTQPDRIVWCDGSEAEKQRLTEQAVKDGTLIPLNPQKRPGCYLHRSNPNDVARVEHLTFICTPNKTDAGPTNNWMDPEAAYTKLGHLFEGCMKGRTMYVVPYAMGPLGSPFTKIGVELTDSDYVVLNMRIMTRMGKAALDMLGDSDDFNRGLHSTGDVNPDRRYICHFPQDNTIWSFGSGYGGNVLLGKKCLALRIGSYLGREEGWLAEHMLILGVTSPKGETTYVAAAFPSACGKTNFAMMIPPKEYAGWKIETVGDDIAWMRPGPDGRLYAINPEAGYFGVVPGTNNKTNPNAMETISRDTLFTNVALTADGDVWWEGKDGEVPEELTDWQGKPWKKGSAEKAAHPNSRFTAPMTNNPVLSSKANDPMGVPISALIFGGRRSNTVPLVIQAFNWTHGVFLGATMGSETTAAATGKVGVVRRDPMAMLPFCGYHMGDYLQHWLDMQKSIPQLPKIFQVNWFRQDKNGKFIWPGFGDNMRVLEWIVNRVHGRVPTQETLLGWVPRQDQGLNLNGLDLSAEAVAEATSIKEDEWKSELKSQEVFFEQLGTKAPEALMLQRKLLIARLDG; encoded by the coding sequence ATGACTTCGACGCAAGCGGCCGCCGCCACCGAGCAGGCGCCCACGAAGAACCCCACGCTGCTGGCATGGGTGGCCAAGATGGCCGCGATGACGCAGCCGGACCGCATCGTCTGGTGCGACGGCTCCGAGGCGGAGAAGCAGCGCCTCACCGAGCAGGCCGTGAAGGACGGCACGCTCATCCCGCTCAACCCGCAGAAGCGCCCCGGCTGCTACCTGCACCGCTCCAACCCCAATGACGTGGCGCGCGTCGAGCACCTCACGTTCATCTGCACGCCGAACAAGACTGACGCGGGCCCCACCAACAACTGGATGGACCCGGAGGCCGCGTACACGAAGCTGGGCCACCTGTTCGAAGGCTGCATGAAGGGCCGCACCATGTACGTGGTGCCCTACGCCATGGGCCCGCTGGGCAGCCCCTTCACGAAGATTGGCGTGGAGCTGACGGACAGCGACTACGTGGTGCTCAACATGCGGATCATGACCCGCATGGGGAAGGCCGCGCTGGACATGCTGGGCGACAGCGACGACTTCAACCGCGGCCTGCACTCCACGGGCGACGTGAACCCGGACCGCCGCTACATCTGCCACTTCCCCCAGGACAACACCATCTGGAGCTTCGGGTCCGGATATGGCGGCAACGTGCTGCTGGGCAAGAAGTGCCTCGCGCTGCGCATCGGCAGCTACCTGGGCCGCGAGGAGGGCTGGCTGGCGGAGCACATGCTCATCCTGGGCGTCACCAGCCCCAAGGGTGAGACGACCTACGTCGCCGCCGCCTTCCCGTCCGCGTGTGGCAAGACGAACTTCGCCATGATGATTCCGCCCAAGGAGTACGCGGGCTGGAAGATCGAAACCGTGGGCGACGACATCGCCTGGATGCGCCCCGGTCCGGATGGCCGCCTGTACGCCATCAACCCGGAGGCCGGCTACTTCGGCGTGGTGCCCGGCACCAACAACAAGACCAACCCCAACGCGATGGAGACCATCTCCCGCGACACGCTCTTCACCAACGTGGCCCTCACGGCCGACGGGGACGTGTGGTGGGAGGGCAAGGACGGCGAGGTCCCCGAGGAGCTCACCGACTGGCAGGGCAAGCCCTGGAAGAAGGGCAGCGCGGAGAAGGCGGCGCACCCGAACAGCCGCTTCACCGCCCCCATGACGAACAACCCGGTGCTGTCGTCCAAGGCGAACGACCCCATGGGCGTTCCCATCAGCGCCCTCATCTTCGGCGGTCGCCGCTCCAACACCGTCCCGCTGGTCATCCAGGCCTTCAACTGGACCCACGGCGTGTTCCTGGGCGCCACCATGGGCAGCGAGACGACGGCGGCGGCCACCGGCAAGGTGGGCGTCGTGCGCCGCGACCCCATGGCCATGCTGCCCTTCTGCGGCTACCACATGGGCGACTACCTCCAGCACTGGCTGGACATGCAGAAGTCCATCCCGCAGCTGCCGAAGATCTTCCAGGTCAACTGGTTCCGCCAGGACAAGAACGGCAAGTTCATCTGGCCGGGCTTCGGGGACAACATGCGCGTCCTGGAGTGGATCGTGAACCGCGTGCACGGCCGCGTCCCCACGCAGGAGACGCTGCTGGGCTGGGTGCCGCGCCAGGACCAGGGCCTCAACCTGAACGGCCTGGACCTGTCCGCGGAGGCCGTCGCGGAGGCCACCTCCATCAAGGAGGACGAGTGGAAGAGCGAGCTCAAGAGCCAGGAGGTCTTCTTCGAGCAGCTGGGGACCAAGGCCCCCGAGGCCCTGATGCTCCAGCGCAAGCTGCTCATCGCGCGCCTGGACGGTTGA
- the gluQRS gene encoding tRNA glutamyl-Q(34) synthetase GluQRS: MRGRFAPSPTGRMHLGNVRSALLGWLQARAAGGAFLLRIEDLDRARCKPQFLQDLYEDLRWLGLTWDEAPLVQSERDAVYREAQDRLEREGLIYPCFCTRAEIARAASAPHGLSDEGPRYPGTCAHLTAGQISERARTRAPAYRFRARAGEVRFVDGLMGPQAQDVQALVGDFVVRRNDGVASYQLAVVVDDADSRITHVLRGDDLLPSTPRQLQLYDALGLTAPAFLHVPLVLGEDGKRLAKRDGAFALAELRARGRPPEHVLGLLAAWSGLGDGGPVTLPALVARFRADVLPRAPVVAREGQLLDALGLR, encoded by the coding sequence ATGCGAGGACGCTTCGCCCCCAGCCCCACCGGACGCATGCACCTGGGCAACGTGCGCAGCGCGCTCCTGGGCTGGCTCCAGGCCCGGGCCGCGGGGGGCGCGTTCCTGCTGCGCATCGAGGACCTGGACCGCGCGCGCTGCAAGCCCCAGTTCCTCCAGGACCTCTACGAGGACCTGCGCTGGCTGGGCCTCACCTGGGATGAGGCGCCGCTCGTGCAGAGCGAGCGCGACGCCGTGTACCGCGAGGCGCAGGACCGGCTCGAGCGCGAAGGCCTCATCTACCCGTGCTTCTGCACGCGCGCGGAGATCGCCCGCGCGGCCAGCGCCCCCCATGGCCTCTCCGACGAAGGGCCCCGCTACCCGGGCACCTGCGCGCACCTCACCGCCGGACAGATTTCCGAGCGCGCCCGCACGCGGGCCCCCGCGTACCGCTTCCGCGCCCGCGCGGGCGAGGTGCGCTTCGTGGACGGGCTGATGGGCCCCCAAGCCCAGGACGTGCAGGCGCTGGTGGGGGACTTCGTGGTGCGCCGCAACGACGGCGTGGCCAGCTACCAGCTGGCGGTGGTGGTGGACGACGCGGACAGCCGCATCACCCATGTGCTGAGAGGGGATGACCTGCTGCCCTCCACGCCCCGGCAGCTCCAGCTCTACGACGCGCTGGGACTGACGGCGCCCGCGTTCCTCCACGTGCCGCTGGTGCTGGGCGAGGACGGCAAGCGGCTGGCGAAGCGCGACGGGGCGTTCGCGCTCGCGGAGCTGCGCGCGCGCGGCCGGCCCCCCGAGCACGTCCTGGGCCTGCTCGCCGCCTGGAGCGGCCTGGGCGACGGCGGCCCGGTGACGCTGCCCGCGCTCGTCGCCCGCTTCCGCGCGGACGTGCTTCCGCGCGCGCCGGTGGTGGCGCGCGAGGGACAGCTCCTCGACGCGCTCGGCCTGCGCTGA
- a CDS encoding adenylate/guanylate cyclase domain-containing protein gives MTLALQPPPPELSLEEYRFLRQLGRVADDLLEESLRERETLSQCFQRCFPVLLQHLGARAIAVTTRDEELVEQTWSEGDWGGVFPGGLLAGVPGVSVRDTGTLLTQTLDVAGSPVGTLGVLHAGPPGDAETTAKRLRALDVVAEELDTVLMLVHTASEKHQLILQCNEHLANPVFEAGMDQAVRTLAQRVRLPGFLLLYRDAVQPQVLHYRTYRHGQLEYESGKQPGAPLEALLHQHGTRLLHGDAGVLKRLFDGRTTEAVLISAAARSEPLGKIVVWSNEGFSAYAMDLIRVLASTLSQRLLDYNRERIHLSQFFPTVAIDALLEDPDYARHLRAQVQEVGILFADINGFTRICEQGFDSPRSIGRFVDEWSARAVDCIWAHGGVFDKMVGDCVIGLFGPPFFQTDRVRRAEAAVRAACDIQAFTAELSAREEVAALCRRVKLPGLGVAVGVNLAPANCGLFGPNRSYTAFSSGMNQTARLQSLAGFRETLVMESVHEALKSSREPFVRKLQFGPLTESPVKNVALPLRHFQLSPH, from the coding sequence ATGACCCTGGCGCTCCAGCCCCCACCCCCTGAGTTGTCCTTGGAGGAGTACCGCTTCCTGCGTCAATTGGGGCGTGTCGCGGACGACCTCCTGGAAGAGAGCCTCCGGGAGCGCGAGACCCTCAGCCAGTGCTTCCAGCGCTGCTTCCCGGTGCTGCTCCAGCACCTGGGCGCGCGCGCCATCGCCGTCACCACGCGGGACGAGGAGCTGGTGGAGCAGACCTGGAGCGAGGGCGACTGGGGCGGCGTCTTCCCCGGCGGGCTGCTGGCGGGCGTCCCCGGCGTGAGCGTGCGGGACACGGGCACGCTGCTCACGCAGACGCTGGACGTGGCGGGCTCACCGGTGGGCACGCTGGGCGTGCTCCACGCGGGGCCGCCCGGCGACGCGGAGACCACCGCGAAGCGCCTGCGCGCGCTGGACGTGGTGGCGGAGGAGCTGGACACGGTGCTGATGCTGGTCCACACCGCGTCGGAGAAGCACCAGCTCATCCTCCAGTGCAACGAGCACCTGGCCAACCCCGTCTTCGAGGCGGGCATGGACCAGGCGGTGCGCACGCTGGCGCAGCGGGTGCGGCTGCCGGGCTTCCTCTTGCTGTACCGCGACGCCGTGCAGCCGCAAGTCCTGCACTACCGCACGTACCGCCACGGGCAGCTGGAGTACGAGAGCGGTAAGCAGCCGGGGGCCCCGCTGGAGGCGCTGCTGCACCAGCACGGCACGCGGCTCCTGCACGGGGACGCGGGCGTGCTCAAGCGCCTGTTCGACGGGCGCACCACGGAGGCGGTGCTCATCTCCGCGGCGGCGCGCAGCGAGCCCCTGGGCAAGATCGTCGTCTGGAGCAACGAGGGCTTCTCCGCGTACGCGATGGACCTCATCCGCGTGCTGGCCTCCACGCTGAGCCAGCGGCTTTTGGACTACAACCGCGAGCGCATCCACCTGTCGCAGTTCTTCCCCACGGTCGCCATCGACGCGCTGCTGGAGGATCCGGACTACGCGCGGCACCTGCGCGCGCAGGTGCAGGAGGTGGGCATCCTGTTCGCGGACATCAACGGCTTCACCCGCATCTGCGAGCAGGGCTTCGACAGCCCGCGCAGCATCGGCCGGTTCGTGGACGAGTGGAGCGCGCGCGCCGTGGACTGCATCTGGGCGCACGGCGGCGTGTTCGACAAGATGGTGGGGGATTGCGTCATCGGCCTCTTCGGTCCGCCCTTCTTCCAGACGGATCGCGTGCGCCGCGCGGAGGCCGCCGTGCGCGCCGCGTGCGACATCCAGGCCTTCACCGCGGAGCTGAGCGCGCGGGAGGAGGTCGCCGCCTTGTGCCGCCGGGTGAAGCTGCCGGGCCTGGGCGTGGCGGTGGGCGTGAACCTGGCCCCCGCCAACTGCGGCCTCTTCGGGCCCAACCGCAGCTACACCGCCTTCTCCAGCGGCATGAACCAGACCGCGCGCCTCCAGTCCCTGGCGGGCTTCCGCGAGACGCTGGTGATGGAGAGCGTGCACGAAGCACTGAAGTCGTCGCGGGAGCCCTTCGTGCGCAAGCTCCAGTTCGGGCCCCTCACCGAGTCCCCGGTGAAGAACGTGGCCCTGCCGCTGCGGCACTTCCAGCTGTCGCCGCACTGA
- a CDS encoding GNAT family N-acetyltransferase, whose protein sequence is MPVTVEQLAPSHTDALRALLAKDPVHNLYLLGLLEEFGIAAPAREAAFSFHGRFDSGVLTAAVFVGGEGGLVVPSASDASATSVIADALAASLKLRATVGDKSSVDALVRSLCEGKPRLSRTQRLFSVSADDLGPFTNPTLRLARDEDVPRLLPLAQGYVREILERDPLAEDPAHYEARLLQRVRQRRTYVLEDDGALVFKVDIGCRSQFGAELEGMYTLASRRRQGHATLCLGQISRHLLSSLPRLALRIDERDESTARIARKVGYHAGRTQRLVLVE, encoded by the coding sequence ATGCCCGTCACCGTCGAACAGCTCGCGCCTTCCCACACGGACGCCCTGCGCGCGCTGCTGGCGAAGGATCCGGTCCACAACCTCTACCTGCTGGGGTTGTTGGAGGAGTTCGGCATCGCGGCCCCGGCGCGCGAGGCGGCCTTCTCCTTCCATGGCCGCTTCGACAGCGGCGTGCTCACCGCGGCCGTCTTCGTGGGCGGCGAGGGCGGGCTCGTGGTGCCCAGCGCCAGCGACGCCAGCGCCACCAGCGTCATCGCGGACGCGCTCGCCGCCAGCCTCAAGCTGCGCGCCACCGTGGGGGACAAGTCCTCCGTGGACGCGCTGGTGCGCAGCCTGTGCGAAGGCAAGCCGCGCCTGTCGCGCACCCAGCGGCTGTTCAGCGTCTCCGCGGACGACCTGGGGCCGTTCACCAACCCCACCCTGCGCCTGGCCCGGGACGAGGACGTGCCCCGCCTGCTGCCGCTGGCCCAGGGCTACGTGCGCGAAATCCTGGAGCGGGATCCGCTGGCGGAGGACCCCGCCCACTACGAGGCCCGCCTCCTCCAGCGCGTGCGCCAGCGCCGCACCTACGTGCTGGAAGACGACGGCGCGCTCGTGTTCAAGGTGGACATCGGCTGCCGCTCGCAGTTCGGCGCGGAGCTGGAGGGCATGTACACCCTGGCCTCCCGCCGCCGTCAGGGCCACGCCACGCTGTGCCTGGGACAGATTTCCCGGCACCTGCTGTCGTCGCTGCCTCGGCTCGCCCTGCGCATCGACGAGCGCGACGAGAGCACCGCCCGCATCGCGCGCAAGGTGGGCTACCACGCCGGCCGCACCCAGCGGCTCGTGCTGGTGGAGTAG
- the miaE gene encoding tRNA-(ms[2]io[6]A)-hydroxylase, whose product MSSRPTPSRRPLSGAGPVILHAPTDPGWLPLALANFDAVLVDHAHCEKKAAANALSMLQAYPDLPGLPAQMARLAREESAHLARVLDLMAARGLTLTKDAGDPYAQGLQKHVRTPALERRVDRLLVAAIIEARSCERLSLLAEGLTDPGLARFYGELAQSEDGHQSLFHRLAVTASNGDEAGVDARLQYLLAQESRVMADVGLRAAIH is encoded by the coding sequence ATGAGCAGCCGTCCCACGCCCTCCCGCCGTCCCCTCTCCGGAGCGGGCCCCGTCATCCTCCACGCGCCCACCGACCCCGGCTGGCTGCCGCTGGCGCTCGCGAACTTCGACGCGGTGCTGGTGGACCACGCCCACTGCGAGAAGAAGGCCGCCGCCAACGCGCTGTCCATGCTCCAGGCCTACCCGGACCTGCCCGGCCTGCCCGCGCAGATGGCCCGCCTGGCCCGCGAGGAGAGCGCCCACCTGGCGCGCGTGCTGGACCTGATGGCCGCGCGCGGGCTCACGCTCACCAAGGACGCGGGCGACCCGTACGCCCAGGGCCTCCAGAAGCACGTGCGCACCCCCGCCCTGGAGCGGCGCGTGGACCGCCTGCTCGTCGCCGCCATCATCGAAGCGCGCTCCTGCGAGCGGCTGTCCCTGCTGGCGGAGGGGCTCACCGACCCGGGGCTCGCCCGCTTCTACGGAGAGCTGGCCCAGTCCGAGGACGGCCACCAGTCCCTCTTCCACCGCCTCGCGGTCACCGCGTCCAACGGAGACGAGGCGGGCGTGGACGCGCGCCTGCAATACCTGCTGGCGCAGGAGTCCCGGGTGATGGCGGACGTGGGCCTGCGCGCCGCCATCCACTGA
- a CDS encoding metallophosphoesterase family protein has protein sequence MRFLHCSDVHITEDYFALPLRKLGWRRWVALVELTVGGRAKAYRNAQATLAAIARDAGTHGVDHFILSGDLTAYALEGEFRAARAALGPLAQTPARCTVIPGNHDVFTPGAARADRFAQHFGGLLESDLPEYRREGAFPFVRLVGEGAAVVGLCSARPLPSPGLSYGTVGPAQLEGLAALVKDARLEGRAILVVVHHAPRSPADHADGWHHGLRDADALLKLLPGPRFAVLHGHIHQRYHHPATADRPHLFGAGSSTQAGKEGYWLIEVAGGLVVGGTKHVPVL, from the coding sequence ATGCGCTTCCTGCACTGCTCCGACGTCCACATCACCGAGGACTACTTCGCCCTGCCGTTGCGCAAGCTGGGCTGGCGCCGCTGGGTGGCGCTCGTCGAGCTGACGGTGGGGGGCCGGGCGAAGGCCTACCGGAACGCGCAGGCCACGCTCGCCGCCATCGCCCGCGACGCGGGCACGCACGGCGTGGACCACTTCATCCTCTCCGGAGACCTCACCGCGTACGCGCTGGAGGGGGAGTTCCGCGCCGCCCGCGCCGCGCTGGGGCCGCTCGCCCAGACGCCCGCGCGCTGCACCGTCATCCCTGGCAACCACGACGTCTTCACCCCCGGCGCCGCCCGCGCGGACCGCTTCGCCCAGCACTTCGGCGGGCTGCTGGAGAGCGACCTGCCCGAGTACCGCCGCGAGGGCGCCTTCCCCTTCGTGCGCCTGGTGGGGGAGGGCGCCGCGGTGGTGGGGCTGTGCTCCGCGCGCCCGCTGCCCTCGCCCGGCCTGTCCTACGGCACCGTGGGGCCCGCGCAGCTCGAAGGGCTGGCGGCCCTGGTGAAGGACGCCCGCCTGGAGGGCCGCGCCATCCTGGTGGTGGTGCACCACGCGCCCCGGAGTCCCGCCGACCACGCGGACGGCTGGCACCACGGCCTGCGTGACGCGGACGCGCTCCTGAAGCTGCTGCCGGGCCCGCGCTTCGCGGTGCTCCACGGCCACATCCACCAGCGCTACCACCACCCCGCCACGGCGGACCGGCCCCACCTGTTCGGCGCGGGCTCCTCCACCCAGGCAGGCAAGGAAGGCTACTGGCTCATCGAGGTGGCCGGCGGCCTCGTGGTGGGGGGGACGAAGCACGTGCCGGTGCTGTGA
- the rlmN gene encoding 23S rRNA (adenine(2503)-C(2))-methyltransferase RlmN, whose product MPDAPLDLHDLPRPALDARLASWGFSPQYRERVWTGLYRDGVTALGDVAGLRPDLQAVLQERARLGTLATHHESFSSDGLTHKLLLRLHDAQTIETVLMRFKGRATVCVSTQAGCAMGCVFCATGQMGLSRHLTPGEIVGQVLHVTRLLRARGEALRNIVLMGMGEPLHNYEHTMAAVDILVDPKGLALAPRFITLSTVGVVPGILRLADEARPVQLAVSLHGATDAERAALVPAGRRWPLNELMDACRYYVAKRKRRIFFEWTLIAGRNDTAEHANHLGQLLHGMDAHVNVIPLNPTVGYDGGPSVADAVRAFQDVLTTHGVPSTVRQRRGIDIDAGCGQLKAAVERKPRRPLPVAS is encoded by the coding sequence ATGCCGGACGCCCCACTCGACCTCCACGACCTGCCCCGCCCCGCGCTGGACGCGCGGCTCGCCAGCTGGGGCTTCAGCCCCCAGTACCGCGAGCGCGTCTGGACGGGGCTGTACCGCGACGGGGTGACGGCGCTGGGTGACGTGGCGGGCCTGCGCCCGGACCTCCAGGCCGTGCTCCAGGAGCGCGCGCGCCTGGGCACCCTCGCCACGCACCACGAGAGCTTCAGCAGCGACGGGCTCACCCACAAGCTGCTCCTGCGCCTGCACGACGCGCAGACCATCGAGACGGTGCTGATGCGCTTCAAGGGCCGCGCCACCGTGTGCGTGAGCACCCAGGCCGGCTGCGCCATGGGCTGCGTCTTCTGCGCCACCGGCCAGATGGGGCTTTCGCGCCACCTGACGCCGGGAGAGATCGTGGGGCAGGTGCTCCACGTCACGCGCCTGTTGCGCGCGCGAGGGGAGGCGCTTCGCAACATCGTGCTCATGGGCATGGGCGAACCCCTGCACAACTACGAGCACACCATGGCCGCGGTGGACATCCTCGTGGACCCCAAGGGGCTCGCGCTGGCGCCGCGCTTCATCACCCTGTCCACCGTGGGCGTGGTGCCCGGCATCCTGCGGCTCGCGGACGAGGCGCGCCCGGTGCAACTGGCGGTGAGCCTCCATGGCGCCACCGACGCGGAGCGCGCCGCGCTGGTGCCCGCAGGCCGCCGCTGGCCGCTGAACGAGCTGATGGACGCGTGCCGCTATTACGTGGCGAAGCGCAAGCGGCGCATCTTCTTCGAGTGGACGTTGATCGCCGGCCGCAACGACACCGCGGAGCACGCGAACCACCTGGGCCAGCTGCTCCACGGGATGGACGCGCACGTGAACGTCATCCCGCTCAACCCCACCGTGGGCTACGACGGCGGCCCCAGCGTCGCCGACGCGGTGCGTGCCTTCCAGGACGTGCTCACGACGCACGGCGTGCCCAGCACGGTGCGCCAGCGGCGCGGCATCGACATCGACGCGGGCTGCGGCCAGCTCAAGGCCGCCGTGGAGCGCAAGCCCCGCCGCCCCCTCCCCGTCGCCTCCTAG
- a CDS encoding AgmX/PglI C-terminal domain-containing protein, with protein sequence MAPSHPTLPRWLLIPGVTLGLFLLFALGAAWVTRFLDRAQEQDEPAEPPRAAPPRTPAPPPESPRAETHAEPPPLPTAPVREPTRAPPPPRGGPDAPDPRRVEWVEPEVEATSGRIDAEDLRLALQAVTPLVQQCFQDAAQRNRGTQEVKLRFTVEGEGADGKMNRGELLSSTIPDPMVQACVLDSLLDARFPAPHLGGSATLVYPFRFGVPGDAGP encoded by the coding sequence ATGGCGCCCTCGCACCCCACCCTCCCCCGCTGGCTCCTCATCCCAGGCGTGACCCTGGGCCTGTTCCTGCTGTTCGCGCTGGGCGCCGCCTGGGTGACGCGCTTCCTGGACCGCGCGCAGGAGCAGGACGAACCCGCCGAGCCGCCGCGCGCCGCGCCCCCGCGTACGCCCGCGCCACCTCCGGAGTCTCCCCGCGCGGAGACCCACGCCGAACCCCCTCCGCTCCCGACCGCTCCCGTGCGTGAGCCCACGCGCGCGCCGCCACCGCCGCGCGGCGGGCCGGACGCCCCGGATCCGCGCCGCGTGGAGTGGGTGGAGCCCGAGGTGGAGGCCACCTCCGGACGCATCGACGCGGAGGACCTGCGCCTGGCGCTCCAGGCGGTGACTCCGCTCGTGCAGCAATGTTTCCAGGACGCGGCACAACGCAACCGGGGCACACAGGAAGTGAAGCTGCGCTTCACCGTGGAGGGGGAAGGCGCGGACGGGAAGATGAACCGGGGCGAGCTGCTCTCCAGCACCATCCCGGACCCGATGGTGCAGGCCTGCGTGCTGGATTCGCTGCTGGACGCGCGCTTCCCGGCGCCGCATTTGGGTGGGTCCGCGACACTCGTGTACCCGTTCCGCTTCGGCGTGCCGGGGGACGCTGGCCCGTGA
- a CDS encoding glutamate--cysteine ligase family protein, with the protein MGLAIQQEEFTPEEHARFVHRLEESLEALRQVLQRPGFGVGPTTLGAELEVALVDGAGSPLPVNQQVLARSQDDRLTLELNRFNMELNLRPSLLAGRPFTGLQAQLEEVLGELGRAAAGEGARVAAVGILPTLRQADLGKNALTPQARYRALATAIRGRRDGPFQVAIAGDDTLNLAWEDVTLEGANTSLQFHLRVSPEDFARVYNAAQLATGPVLAACGNSPVFLGRRLWEETRVALFQQATDDRSDSDEGAQLHPRVTFGQGWVREGLHELFAEAVALYPPLLPVVGHESPLEVVAAGGLPKLEELRLHQGTVWSWNRAVYDPQGGGHVRIELRALPSGPTPVDMVANGAFLLGLTLGLAERVDALLPALPFSQARRNFKRAAHHGLDATLLWPAEVAPSPRPVPAVDLVKRLLPVARRGLVEAGVEAAEADGMLDIIAQRVALKRTGSRWQRAVLERLEAHMPRQDALAAMLERYLEHAEEGLPVHTWPVEPR; encoded by the coding sequence ATGGGGCTCGCCATCCAGCAGGAGGAGTTCACGCCGGAGGAGCACGCGCGGTTCGTGCACCGGCTCGAGGAGAGCCTGGAGGCCCTGCGCCAGGTGCTCCAGCGCCCCGGCTTCGGCGTGGGGCCCACGACGCTGGGCGCGGAGCTGGAGGTGGCGCTGGTGGATGGCGCGGGCTCTCCGCTGCCGGTGAATCAGCAGGTGCTGGCGAGGTCACAGGACGACCGGCTGACGCTGGAGCTCAACCGCTTCAACATGGAGCTGAACCTGCGGCCCTCGCTGCTGGCGGGGCGGCCGTTCACCGGGCTCCAGGCGCAGCTGGAGGAGGTGTTGGGGGAGCTGGGGCGCGCGGCGGCCGGCGAGGGCGCGCGAGTGGCGGCCGTCGGCATCCTGCCCACGCTGCGGCAGGCGGACCTGGGCAAGAACGCGCTCACGCCGCAGGCGCGCTACCGGGCGCTGGCCACGGCCATCCGCGGGCGGCGCGACGGGCCCTTCCAGGTGGCCATCGCGGGCGACGACACGCTCAACCTCGCCTGGGAGGACGTGACGCTGGAGGGGGCGAACACGTCGCTCCAGTTCCACCTGCGCGTGTCTCCGGAGGACTTCGCGCGCGTGTACAACGCGGCGCAGCTGGCCACGGGGCCGGTGCTGGCGGCGTGCGGGAACTCACCGGTGTTCCTGGGCAGGCGGCTGTGGGAGGAGACGCGCGTGGCGCTCTTCCAGCAGGCCACCGACGACCGGAGCGACAGCGACGAGGGCGCGCAGCTGCACCCGCGCGTGACGTTCGGTCAGGGCTGGGTGCGCGAGGGGCTCCACGAGCTGTTCGCCGAGGCCGTGGCGCTCTATCCCCCGCTGCTGCCCGTGGTGGGGCACGAGTCCCCGCTGGAGGTGGTGGCCGCGGGCGGCCTGCCGAAGCTGGAGGAGCTGCGGCTGCACCAGGGCACGGTCTGGTCGTGGAACCGGGCCGTCTATGATCCGCAGGGAGGCGGGCACGTGCGCATCGAGCTGCGCGCGCTGCCGTCGGGCCCCACGCCCGTGGACATGGTGGCCAACGGGGCGTTCCTGCTGGGGCTGACGTTGGGGCTCGCGGAGCGGGTGGACGCGCTGCTCCCGGCGCTGCCCTTCTCGCAGGCGCGGCGCAACTTCAAGCGCGCGGCGCACCACGGCCTGGACGCGACGCTGCTGTGGCCGGCGGAGGTCGCGCCCAGCCCCCGTCCGGTGCCGGCGGTGGACCTGGTGAAGCGGCTGCTCCCGGTGGCGCGGCGCGGCCTGGTGGAGGCCGGGGTGGAGGCGGCGGAGGCGGACGGGATGCTGGACATCATCGCGCAGCGCGTGGCCCTGAAGCGCACCGGCTCCCGCTGGCAGCGGGCGGTGCTGGAGCGGCTGGAGGCCCACATGCCCCGGCAGGACGCGCTGGCGGCCATGCTGGAGCGCTACCTGGAGCACGCGGAGGAGGGGCTGCCGGTGCACACCTGGCCCGTGGAGCCGCGCTGA